One region of Etheostoma cragini isolate CJK2018 chromosome 16, CSU_Ecrag_1.0, whole genome shotgun sequence genomic DNA includes:
- the dpm2 gene encoding dolichol phosphate-mannose biosynthesis regulatory protein, which translates to MATGVDQAVGMSLVVFSLLLFTYYSIWVIILPFVDSDHVLHKYFLPREYSVILPGIAAVVLLLCIGAFTAVIMWKNRKPKKVD; encoded by the exons ATG gCTACAGGAGTGGATCAAGCAGTTGGCATGAGTCTTGTTGTCTTCAGCCTTCTGTTGTTTACATACTACTCTATCTGGGTCATCATCCTG CCTTTTGTGGACAGTGATCACGTACTGCACAAGTATTTTCTTCCTCGGGAGTACTCAGTCATTCTGCCTGGCATTGCAGCAGTAGTACTGCTCCTCTGTATAG GGGCCTTCACTGCAGTTATCATGTGGAAAAATCGCAAGCCAAAAAAAGTGGACTAA